The sequence below is a genomic window from Aspergillus nidulans FGSC A4 chromosome V.
ATGATTGACGAGGGCCCTAGCCTTTCTGGGACAGAGAATGATACTCTGGTGATTATTGAGCATTAGGGACGAATTGAAAGCTGAATGATCTGTAAATTCTGCTGCATGATGTCTATTGACCCGGTCGAGTCAAACGTGAATTGGAAATATACATCTACACTCCGTAGTCATTTACAGCACGATACGTCTTAAATTGGAGTAATACCAAAGGTAGATCCTCTTGCACGGAGTGTCAATATATGGCCTGGTGCTCTTCCTATTCCCTTGACAGGTTGGCATGCTAGTTCTGGAGCGATCTTTGCTTTTTGATCCGTGTCCTGTGGATCCTACAGTAACTCATAGGATGAATGTAGCCACCCCCGATCCTGGATCTGGGTCGGTTATCCCGAGCGAGGTTCCTGGGACTCCCCTTGGGAACTCTCTAGCCTCCACAATTGCCGACTTGTTTTCAGGGGGGAACAGCGCCATATAGTTATGTGACTTGTCCATCGCGTTCTTTCGATGTGGCAAATAGGACAAATCCCACGGCAAATCGCCTAGCTTCGACTGTGATGCGAACCGACTAAGTGCAGCAATGGTGCAGACTCCGCAATATTCCCTGGTGTGCTGACTTCATGACCCTTGAGAGCTGTTATCTTTACCGTTGTTAGATTGTCTTGTGTAGGCTAGTGTTCACCAACTGAGAGTCCAGTTCTGTGGAAGCGAAGAAAAATGAATACAGCTATAAATGGGCTAAATGGGAAGTTTGTTGGTACTGTGGAGTCTGATCCTGGTCATCGCTTGGATTTACATAGCGGATGTCTCGATATACATATCTGAGGACGCTGAGCGACGAGATGGGGTAGCTACTAATGCGTTGACTAAATCGCGGGTTAGTAAAGTCATTGTCTTCTGTGGATCCACCGTTTATACCAGATACAAGTAATGATGCTGCAAAGAATAGAGATAGGAGTATATGGTCTGTAAAAAGCTCTGGCTACCAGAAAATATCTGGAGGTCACATATTTCAATCAAACGAGGCCATGCCCACGTCGGAACAGCATGCACTCTAGCATTCAACCCGCTGTCTGAACAGACTCTTCCAGGCAATGGAATTCTTACACTGTTTGTTTATATCCTTGCCTCCCCCACCATGGGAGCTGCGCTCGGGAGGGGAGGGGAGAAACCACATTTTGTTGAAGGTGTTTGTAGAAGCACAATCAAGAATCGGAATAACATTCGGAATTAGTGCGTTGTCCAAGAAGGCCTGTTCTGTTACTAGAGAGTAGCTGGATCAACTATTGACAATTCGGCCAAATCGGGAATCGCCTCAGGTAATTCTACTTGAACACCTAGGTTGGACACACCCGATGACTTTGCATAGGCTTAAGACTACTTTACTATGAAAGATGCTGCCGGGCAAGGCGAATCTAGCTACCGAGCAAGGGTCCCCTCGTAGGTGGCGGTTCGGTTTAACCAAAACATTCAGTTCCCTGGCCATGAGTGGCCGCAGCCTAcgccttgttcttgactTTTCGCATTATATGCCGtggagaagcagcaatcAACCTAACTAGCACGGTTCTAGCACGGTTTCAGGACCAGAAAGGAATGTTGAGCAGAGGCCACAGCATACAGCTAGCAACATGGATCAGAGCTATTGTCGACAACGTGACTAAATGAGAAAAGCCTTTTTTACAGTGCCGTGACACCAAGTACTGCAGAAACCTGTCAAATAAGATAGGTCAAACTGGCTCGGCAAGTGATCTCAAAGCCCTATGCTCGTCACGCCCACAAAGCCTGGCGCGCAAACAGCACGGTCTGCAAGCCACCAAGATATTGGTCTCGCTGGAGCTTTAACGCGTTACTCCAATGCAGTCTTGTTCTGCAAGAAATCTTGAGTTATTGCCCACTTGGGCGCTAGATGATGGTAATTAATTTGAGTGCACTTTTGTACTCCACAGGGACTTTGCCTACAAGTGCAGTGGGCCACTCGTTTGATTGAAGGAGTTAGCGACCAATTCCACCAGCATAATCGCAGGTCGACCACCTTCAAAAGGGCAAGATCGACAGATCTCAAGCTTGTCTCCCTTCTCACTGGGGTTTTTTTTTCCACCAACGGGTTCATGAGACAGCTCAGAATGGCTTCGCTATTGGCCTTTTCTCCAAGTCGACTCTATCTAAAAACCAGAAAATGGCAATGAAGATGCAAAATAGTGTGATTGAACCACGATGCTTTAGCTACATTCTACTGCTGTGGTTCTGCAAGGTATCTAGAGTTAATGTCGATGGGATGGACTGAGCTTATCACGGGCCCAAGTGCTCTCCTGAACCGGACGGAGTTCAATCGGACGGAGTTCAATCTGTGCCTTCAAGCTGGTCGGTTGGCCCGGAGGAAGTCATCAGGTGGATGCCATACTATCACCGAATAGCTGTCTAGACGAAACACCGATCCGAGTCAGAGAATCCGAGCTCCATACGATATTCGTCAACACCCCTCGGAAATACAATATTGCAGAGCTACGATACATGTCCTCCATCTCGATGAAACAGGAGATGATCCACCCTGTTCACGCTTGGGCCCAGAAGGCTAGAAACAAGAAATACGAAGCTTTCTGGGCACTGGCAGGGCTGACTCCTGACTCAGACTAGGTTCACACGTTACAAAGTAAATGCACAGCACCAAACCTGCAATTGGAGGACAAAATAGATTGGTCACTAAACGGTGGGGGGTGATGATGGCCTGGCCAGGCTAGGCCAGAAAGGCCATGTCCACTGCGGCAAACCTATATAAAGTGCCTGTCTGCGACCAACGATGGGCTTTCCATCCCCAACAcactctctttctctccttcctaATCTTCCTAATCTTCTCTGTCATTCATTATTCATCATCTTTCGCTGGTCGAAATGTTCTACGCTCTTGGACCTCTTGccctcttcgctttcgcGACTGAGGTGATGGCCACCCCTGTGGCCTATCCAATGACCACCGCGTCTCCAACTCTGGCCAAGCGGGACTCTTGCACCTTCTCAGGCTCGGACGGTGCTGCTTCTGCTAGCAGGTCGCAGACCGACTGCGCGACTATCACTCTGTCCGACATCACCGTTCCATCGGGCACTACCCTCGACCTGAGCGACCTCGAGGACGATACCACTGTAGGTTGATGTTCCTCCAGTCAGCTGTTTGGATAGGGCTAACTCCAGTCCAGgtcatcttcgagggcaCCACCTCCTGGGAGTACGAGGAGTGGGATGGACCGCTGCTCCAGATCAAGGGCAACGGCATCACTATCAAGGGCGCCGATGGAGCCAAGCTGAACCCCGACGGATCCCGCTGGTGGGATGGTGAGGGCTCCAACGGCGGCGTTACCAAGCCCAAGTTTTTCTACGCCCACGATCTGACCGACTCGACCATCCAGAACCTCTACATTGAGAACACCCCCGTCCAGGCCGTCAGCATCAACGGTTGCGATGGGCTGACCATCACCGACATGACAATTGACAACTCCGCCGGTGACGATGCGGGTGGTCACAACACAGACGGCTTCGATATCGGCGAGAGCTCCAACGTGGTCATTACCGGCGCCAAGGTCTACAACCAGGACGACTGTGTTGCTGTTAATTCCGGCACTTCCATCACCTTCAGCGGCGGTACCTGCTCTGGTGGACACGGTCTGTCGATCGGCAGCGTCGGTGGACGCGACGACAACACGGTCGACACCGTCACCTTTAAGGACTCAACCGTCTCCAACTCTGTCAACGGTGCGTATCCATGCAGACGCCGTGCCGCTGTTCTCTACTGACTCGCAAGTATAGGCATTCGCATCAAGGCCAAGTCCGGCGAGACCGGTGAGATCAAGGGCGTCACCTACTCTGGTATCAGCCTCGAGTCCATATCCGAGTAGGCTCCCCTTCCAGCCCAGTTCTGAATCCAGCTCTAACCTCGTCCAGTTATGGTATCCTCATTGAACAAAACTATGACGGCGGTGATCTCGACGGCGAGGTGACCTCGGGCATCCCCATTACCGACCTCACCATTGAGAACATCTCCGGCTCCGGCGCCGTTGACTCAGATGGATACAACATTGTCATCGTCTGCGGTGACGACGCCTGCTCCAACTGGACCTGGTCCGACGTCGAGGTTACCGGTGGTGAGGATTACGGCAGCTGTGAGAACGTCCCCAGTGTTGCATCTTGCAGCACCTAAGTGCAGCAAACGGTTAGCCTTTCTTGGGTAAAGGAGTAGAGTTTACTTCGCAGGGTATACTATTTCCTATCAAGCATTTTCTATCCGCTGTTCTGGGTAACGGTGTCGATCACTATCGACTGTTTTTAACCCGTCAGCGCCCTACTTTGCCTGATTACAATATAAGTCTTCTATTATCTAATTTGGGCTCTTACTATCTATAACCTGGTGTTCATTTTCAGATGTAATTTCCTCCCTTTGTCAGGTTTCTCTGTTTTCGTAAGTATACCAGACAATATCCTGTAGAGAATATAGATTACGCCCAAGTACATGTAAACATAAGAGTTTGCATTTCAATCCGTTCGCTTCATTTAAACATGCCAAGGGCATGTTAGAAGGGTAAATATTGAGTTACCACTCATTAGAGATCGTATAACGTAGTATGACGAGAAGGGAGGCAACAGCCACGGTTATCAATGCCAGGGCTGACGTCCTTGACAGCATAAGGTCAGAAGACAGCATTAACTGCCTCCTACATAAGACATTGTTGATGTTTTACATGACTCATGACACTGATATCGctttatcctcttcatctctcaGAAAGAAACGTGGTTACTCACCAAAGGGCAAACCTGCTACGTCATCGTTGCTGGCGGCCGAAAATAACCCGTCGGGGCTCTGGTGCCTCTGCTTGACGGTGGGATACAACAGGACTGAAAAGCTGAACCGCATACTCAGTAAGCTTATCATCCCAAGCGCATCCAACAGCTCTCTGTTCATTGTTGAGGTGACTCGGCAAGTACGTAAAAGTGTTCGAAAATGGCATTGCCGGCTGTCTTTCTACTGAATGATATAATATCACTATAGCAACCCCAGGCAGATCTAATTGGTAGTGTAGTGAACATCAAAATTTTGAACGACATTGATGGCGGACGGTTGCTGCGCATGGTCCCTCAGACGTTGCTGGTCTGAATTCCGCGACTCTTCGTCTATGCTCCGCAGTAGTCGTGGTATACCTCTCCTTCAACCTACCTCCGCCCGAAACGTGTGTATCTAATGGATTGCGGCTCACTTTACCAAGTGAATAGCCTCGTTCATCCAGCCGCTCGAACGCCTGGGGATCCGACACTCCATAGCTCTTTTGGTTTGTGGAGCCGAACAACCTAGGGAACATCCGGGACAGGATCGGCTTGAGAACTGGCATGTTGGCACAGACGATGGCAAGCTGGGGCTCCAGCACTGTCCAGAGCACGCCCATTGGCAGCGTATAAGTGATGTCGTTGAAGTCGATAGCCATCAATGCCATCAGGCGCACAATACTGATGACGGACACGCTGATCATGTCAGTTCAAATCAAGAAATTCCAATACAACATCGGCAGACTTACAGCAGCCCCATGCAAAAGACAGCTGTCAGAGCCAGCTTCTTGGCCAGATTGAGCTTTAGCTTCCAGATGTGCGGGAGGGGAAGCACCATCACCATTAAATTGGTCACCAGGTTCAGCGTTCCGGCCACGACGAAGGTTGCATTCCGTTCGCCGCATTCTCCGTCGGTCGAGGTGTCCCAATTGTACGCCAGCGGTCGACAGAGAAGGAGCGTTTCAAGGACGACGCTAATAGCCCACAGCCAGACGATGATCATAACCACAATGACGCTGATTATGAAGGACTTTTTCGTGCTGAAGATATTGTAGTAGAACATGGTGATTGAGCTCTTGACTAGTGACATGACAATCCCGTACAGGACTTCTAGGGGAAGGATGGTCTGAAACTTGTCAGCGCTTGCACTCGCATAGCACTTAGGATAGAGCCTACCTTGAGCGTGACCACAACCGAGGACAGGTCGACCGTGGCAACCTTCCTACCACAGCCACCGACAATAGATACTGTGTCTCGTCAGTGGACGGTTATCGAACGGGACATCACGACAGTCACATATGTACTGGATCGCCATGAAGATACAGCAGATAACCTGCCCT
It includes:
- a CDS encoding endo-polygalacturonase pgaC (transcript_id=CADANIAT00002791), with protein sequence MFYALGPLALFAFATEVMATPVAYPMTTASPTLAKRDSCTFSGSDGAASASRSQTDCATITLSDITVPSGTTLDLSDLEDDTTVIFEGTTSWEYEEWDGPLLQIKGNGITIKGADGAKLNPDGSRWWDGEGSNGGVTKPKFFYAHDLTDSTIQNLYIENTPVQAVSINGCDGLTITDMTIDNSAGDDAGGHNTDGFDIGESSNVVITGAKVYNQDDCVAVNSGTSITFSGGTCSGGHGLSIGSVGGRDDNTVDTVTFKDSTVSNSVNGIRIKAKSGETGEIKGVTYSGISLESISDYGILIEQNYDGGDLDGEVTSGIPITDLTIENISGSGAVDSDGYNIVIVCGDDACSNWTWSDVEVTGGEDYGSCENVPSVASCST
- a CDS encoding uncharacterized protein (transcript_id=CADANIAT00002792); this encodes MFYYNIFSTKKSFIISVIVVMIIVWLWAISVVLETLLLCRPLAYNWDTSTDGECGERNATFVVAGTLNLVTNLMVMVLPLPHIWKLKLNLAKKLALTAVFCMGLLVSVISIVRLMALMAIDFNDITYTLPMGVLWTVLEPQLAIVCANMPVLKPILSRMFPRLFGSTNQKSYGVSDPQAFERLDERGYSLGKVSRNPLDTHVSGGERQPAMPFSNTFTYLPSHLNNEQRAVGCAWDDKLTEYAVQLFSPVVSHRQAEAPEPRRVIFGRQQR